GGGATTAAAGACATTACAGACAAACCCTTCGCGCAGCGACCGGTACCAGCAAAAGAGTCTCGGCGGCAAGCCCTTAAGTGCCGGCGACGCTACCTCGGTGCCGCGCCAGGCTTGCCACAGGTTGCCGCAACCGAGCCAGAGCAGATAACCGCCGCCGATCATTTTGAGGAGGCCGAAGGCCATCGCCGAATGGAGCAACAACGCGGAAATGCCGAGGGCAGAGACCGTGGCATGGACAAACAATCCGCAGCAGATACCGGTACTGGTCAGCAGGCCGTCAGCCAGCCCGCCGCGGCTGCTGTTTCGAACCACCAGCAAAGAATCGACCCCTGGGAACAGCGTCAATAAGGTTATGGCCACAAAAAAAGTCCAGAACTGATCAATCATCAGTTGCCACCAAGCTCCCGGGAACGGGCCGCCGCCGCAGAGACCGCTTCCATCAGCGTGGTCCGCAGGCCGTTTTTCTCCAGGGTGCTGACCCCGGTAATGGCGGTGCCGCCGGGCGAACAGACCCGATCCCTGAGAATGGCCGGGTGCTCCCCGGTTTCACGGACCATCAGGGCGGCGCCGACCACGGTCTGTACGGCCAGAGCGTGGGCGACATCGCGCCGCAGCCCTTCCCGAACGCCACCGTCCGCCAGTGCTTCGATCACGGTGTAAATGTAGGCCGGCCCGGAGCCTGACAGGCCGGTTGCGGCGTCCATCTGCCGCTCATCGATGACCTGAACCCGCCCCACGGTTTCCAGCAGTTCGCGGACCACGCCAAGATCCTCGCGGCTGGCATGGTGACCGCGACAGATGGCGCTGGCCGCCTCCCCGACCAGGGCCGGCGTATTGGGCATGACCCGCACCACCCGCGGTGCGCCCTGGAAAAACTTTTCAATGGTGCGGCAGGTGACCCCGGCCAGAATGGAGACCAGCAGCTTGTTTTCGCGATAAGCTCCGGCGACCTCTTCCAGCACTTCAGTGGCAATCTGCGGTTTGATGGCCAACACGATAAGATCGCATTTTTCCATCAACTCCAGATTATTTTCACTCAATTCGATACCAAAGGTCTGGACCAGGTGGTCGCGGCGTTCATCGCTCGGCTCCGAAGCCATAATTTGAGTGGCAGGGAACGATCCTGCGACCAGCCCTTTGATCAAGGCTTCGGCCATATTGCCACCACCGATAAAACCGATTTTCCGGATATTCGTCATACGGGTTATCCTTTCGAAGATCTCTTGTTATAGTAGATGGAGTTTTGCTCTGCGTTACCGTTTGGCACGGACTTGCGACCCGGGAACATGATCGCAGGAACTTCCGTAACAAAGGATAACCCCGTCTTGTTTATCACAGCAAGGCCGAAAATTCACCAGCAGAAACAGCCGGCAGGGGGATTTGGCTTGACAGCCCGCCCCTGCGCAGGTACTAGAAACAGCGAGAATAATTCAGTTGCGGGGCTGC
This genomic window from Pelobacter seleniigenes DSM 18267 contains:
- a CDS encoding LysE family transporter, encoding MMIDQFWTFFVAITLLTLFPGVDSLLVVRNSSRGGLADGLLTSTGICCGLFVHATVSALGISALLLHSAMAFGLLKMIGGGYLLWLGCGNLWQAWRGTEVASPALKGLPPRLFCWYRSLREGFVCNVFNPKTLLFYMAFLPQFINPQRSALVQSLSMAAIHFVIAMIYQGVLAALACRISRWFKTGRCRRWAEGTVGLLLVTFGVSFLLERRA
- the proC gene encoding pyrroline-5-carboxylate reductase gives rise to the protein MTNIRKIGFIGGGNMAEALIKGLVAGSFPATQIMASEPSDERRDHLVQTFGIELSENNLELMEKCDLIVLAIKPQIATEVLEEVAGAYRENKLLVSILAGVTCRTIEKFFQGAPRVVRVMPNTPALVGEAASAICRGHHASREDLGVVRELLETVGRVQVIDERQMDAATGLSGSGPAYIYTVIEALADGGVREGLRRDVAHALAVQTVVGAALMVRETGEHPAILRDRVCSPGGTAITGVSTLEKNGLRTTLMEAVSAAAARSRELGGN